In one window of Hymenobacter nivis DNA:
- a CDS encoding efflux RND transporter periplasmic adaptor subunit, with protein sequence MDVLIPKKKWSFVTRWWWLGALVLAGTGAAYVYWPQPGQRLHVAASRLTISPVTRGTFQEFTAIDGVVQPLRTVYLDAAEAGTVQQVLVEEGTTLTAGQPLLRLANPDLQLEMVNRETAVYDLMNNLRNTRNQLLQNRILRQNQLADIDFQLAEARRVFDTNQVLYDQKVIARQDYLQSQNAYRYQLRRRQLTQQTLRQDSVAMLQQLGTMQESVRRMTSNLALMRRKMDDLLLRAPVGGRLSSLAAEVGEAKTRGQRLGQIDALAGVKLHAVVDEFYIARIGAGQVGEVVVDGQAYALRVTKIFAQVAKGLQIDLAFTGTPPPSLRRGQTLPIRLALSAKAPAVLLPKGGFYQQTVGNWAFKLGADGSRAQRVAIRLGRQNPDYYEVLAGLRPGDQVVTSSYEGYADQQELVLDDRQP encoded by the coding sequence GTGGTGGCTGGGGGCGCTGGTGCTGGCGGGCACGGGCGCGGCCTACGTCTACTGGCCCCAGCCGGGCCAGCGGTTGCACGTCGCGGCCAGCCGGCTAACCATTAGTCCCGTCACGCGGGGTACTTTTCAGGAATTCACGGCCATCGACGGGGTAGTGCAGCCGCTACGCACCGTGTACCTGGATGCGGCAGAGGCCGGCACGGTGCAGCAGGTGCTGGTGGAAGAAGGTACGACCTTGACGGCGGGCCAGCCCCTGCTGCGGCTGGCCAACCCCGACCTGCAACTGGAAATGGTGAACCGCGAAACGGCCGTGTACGACCTGATGAACAACTTGCGCAACACCCGCAACCAGCTGCTGCAAAACCGCATCCTGCGCCAGAATCAGCTGGCGGACATCGACTTCCAACTGGCCGAGGCCCGGCGGGTATTTGACACCAACCAGGTGCTGTACGACCAAAAGGTGATTGCGCGGCAGGACTACCTGCAAAGCCAGAACGCCTACCGCTACCAGCTGCGCCGGCGACAACTCACGCAGCAGACCCTGCGCCAGGATTCGGTGGCCATGCTGCAGCAACTGGGCACCATGCAGGAATCGGTGCGGCGCATGACCAGCAACTTGGCCCTGATGCGGCGCAAGATGGACGACCTGCTGCTTCGGGCCCCGGTCGGCGGGCGGCTCAGCTCGCTGGCGGCGGAAGTGGGCGAGGCCAAAACCCGGGGCCAGCGCCTGGGGCAGATTGACGCGCTGGCGGGCGTGAAACTACACGCCGTGGTGGACGAGTTTTACATTGCCCGCATCGGAGCCGGTCAGGTGGGCGAAGTGGTGGTGGACGGCCAAGCGTATGCCTTGCGCGTGACCAAAATCTTCGCCCAAGTAGCCAAAGGCCTGCAAATCGACCTGGCCTTTACCGGTACCCCGCCACCAAGCCTGCGGCGGGGCCAGACCTTACCCATCCGGCTGGCGCTGAGCGCGAAGGCCCCGGCGGTGCTGCTGCCCAAAGGCGGCTTTTACCAGCAAACGGTGGGCAACTGGGCGTTCAAGCTGGGGGCCGACGGCAGCCGGGCCCAACGGGTAGCCATCCGGCTAGGACGGCAGAATCCCGATTATTATGAAGTGCTGGCGGGCCTGCGGCCTGGTGATCAAGTGGTAACGTCCAGCTACGAAGGCTATGCCGACCAACAGGAGCTGGTGCTGGACGACCGCCAGCCATAG
- a CDS encoding ABC transporter ATP-binding protein has protein sequence MIKTENLEKVYRTEEVQTKALNHVSLTVEQGEFVAIMGPSGCGKSTLLNLLGLLDEPDGGSLQLLGTETSRYSERQRAELRKRSLGFVFQSFNLIDELTVFENVELPLRYLGVGAPERRQRVERVLEKMQLLHRRNHFPLQLSGGQQQRVAVARAVVNAPPLLLADEPTGNLDSASGHDVLGLLTELNEAGTTVLMVTHSEHDARYARRVIRLLDGQVVLENSRSQF, from the coding sequence ATAATCAAGACCGAAAACCTGGAAAAGGTGTACCGCACCGAGGAGGTGCAAACCAAGGCGCTGAACCACGTCTCGCTAACGGTGGAGCAGGGGGAGTTCGTGGCCATCATGGGCCCCTCGGGCTGCGGCAAGTCGACGCTGCTCAACCTGCTGGGCCTGCTCGACGAGCCCGACGGCGGCAGCCTGCAACTGCTGGGCACCGAGACCAGCCGCTACTCCGAGCGGCAGCGGGCCGAGCTGCGCAAGCGCAGCCTGGGCTTCGTGTTTCAGAGCTTCAACCTGATTGACGAGCTGACGGTGTTTGAAAACGTGGAGCTGCCCTTGCGCTACCTCGGCGTGGGGGCCCCCGAGCGGCGGCAACGGGTGGAACGGGTGTTGGAGAAAATGCAGCTGCTGCACCGGCGCAACCATTTTCCCCTGCAGCTCTCGGGCGGGCAGCAGCAGCGCGTGGCCGTGGCCCGCGCCGTGGTGAACGCCCCGCCGCTGCTGCTGGCCGACGAGCCCACCGGCAACCTCGATTCGGCCAGCGGCCACGACGTGCTGGGCCTGCTGACCGAACTGAACGAGGCGGGCACCACCGTGCTCATGGTCACGCACTCCGAGCACGACGCCCGGTACGCCCGGCGCGTCATCCGGCTGCTCGACGGACAGGTGGTGCTGGAAAACAGCCGCAGCCAATTTTAA
- a CDS encoding FtsX-like permease family protein — MLPYPLLLIYRNFKRFKSTFFINLIGLSTGLACALLIYLWISDERSFDRYHALDGRLYQVLENHRTAAGIETQTGTIPLLAEALRREMPEIEFVATTTPVPFFPVFSLVAGGQHLNAVAKYADPAFFQLFSYPLLVGTPATVLRDKHAIVLSEALATKLFGSPQNSLGKTVAWQLAADSKQTSLVAGVFARVPRNSSEQFDFVLPFASFKDRMQMGETIKWDDDGPFNTYLVLKEGADPAQFQAKLAGLLKTKSAQAQARGRTLFVRPFAAGYLHGTYENGVATGGRIAYVRLFALIAALILVIASINFMNLFTAKASRRVKEVGIRKALGASRAALMGQYLTESVVMALLALVVAVGLVQLVLPQFSALTGKPLALRWEPQLVGAGLALALGTGLLAGSYPAFYLSGFQPAAVLKGKLPTRAGDVWTRQGLVVLQFTLSVLFIVAVVVVNAQLAFVQRQPLGYDKAHVLRFDTGGKAARQQAAFLAEVKKLPGVMQASSVLGGFLGGRYVTEMSWQGKRLPVATMLVNYGLVETMGMHLVAGRSFAPQFRADSAAVLVNQTLVAGLGMPDPVGQRLDGARIVGVVRDFHYESLHEKIKPLLLKLDPQINTVLVKLQSNAEQGTIARLQHLYAAYNPGFTLDYTFLDADYQAQYMAERRVAVLARYFAGLAILISALGLLGLAAFTAERRRKEIGIRKALGASELGIVWLLTSSLTRLVVVAIVLALPLSYLLLQRWLEGFAYRVAWQWWYFAAAGTGALLIAWLTVSVQAWRAARRNPVFSLRAE, encoded by the coding sequence ATGCTTCCCTACCCACTGCTGCTCATTTACCGCAACTTCAAGCGGTTCAAAAGCACGTTCTTTATCAACCTGATTGGCCTCTCGACTGGTTTGGCCTGCGCGCTGCTCATCTACCTCTGGATAAGCGACGAGCGCAGCTTCGACCGCTACCACGCCCTGGACGGCCGGCTCTACCAAGTGCTGGAAAACCACCGCACGGCCGCCGGCATCGAGACCCAAACCGGCACCATACCGCTGCTGGCCGAGGCCCTGCGGCGGGAAATGCCGGAGATTGAATTCGTGGCCACCACCACGCCGGTCCCGTTTTTCCCCGTGTTCTCGCTGGTGGCGGGCGGCCAGCACCTGAATGCCGTCGCCAAATACGCAGACCCGGCCTTCTTCCAGCTATTTTCCTACCCCCTGCTGGTGGGCACCCCCGCCACGGTGCTGCGGGACAAGCATGCCATTGTCCTCTCCGAAGCCTTGGCCACGAAGCTCTTTGGGTCGCCGCAGAACAGCCTGGGCAAGACCGTGGCATGGCAACTGGCCGCCGATAGCAAGCAGACTAGCCTGGTGGCCGGGGTGTTCGCCAGGGTGCCCCGCAACTCGTCCGAGCAGTTTGACTTCGTGCTGCCCTTTGCCTCGTTCAAGGACCGGATGCAGATGGGCGAAACCATCAAGTGGGACGACGACGGCCCCTTCAACACCTACCTGGTCTTGAAGGAGGGGGCCGACCCCGCGCAGTTTCAAGCCAAGCTAGCGGGGTTGCTGAAAACCAAGAGCGCGCAGGCCCAGGCCCGGGGGCGCACGCTGTTCGTGCGGCCATTCGCGGCGGGGTACCTGCACGGCACCTACGAAAACGGCGTCGCCACCGGGGGGCGCATTGCCTACGTGCGGCTGTTCGCCCTGATTGCCGCCCTCATTCTGGTGATTGCCAGCATCAATTTCATGAACCTGTTCACCGCCAAGGCCTCGCGGCGGGTCAAGGAAGTGGGCATTCGCAAGGCCCTGGGCGCGAGCCGCGCCGCGCTGATGGGGCAGTACCTGACCGAATCGGTGGTGATGGCCTTACTGGCCCTGGTCGTGGCCGTGGGGCTGGTGCAGCTCGTGCTCCCGCAGTTCAGCGCGCTGACGGGCAAACCCCTGGCCTTGCGGTGGGAGCCGCAGCTGGTGGGGGCCGGCCTGGCCCTGGCGCTGGGTACGGGGCTACTGGCGGGCAGTTACCCCGCGTTTTACCTGTCGGGGTTCCAGCCGGCGGCCGTGCTCAAAGGCAAGCTGCCGACCCGGGCCGGCGACGTGTGGACGCGGCAGGGCCTGGTCGTGCTGCAGTTTACGCTCTCGGTGCTGTTCATCGTGGCCGTGGTAGTGGTCAACGCGCAGCTGGCGTTTGTGCAGCGCCAGCCGCTGGGCTACGACAAGGCGCACGTGCTCCGCTTTGATACGGGCGGTAAGGCGGCGCGCCAGCAGGCGGCCTTTCTGGCCGAGGTGAAGAAATTGCCTGGCGTCATGCAGGCGTCCAGCGTCTTGGGCGGCTTCCTGGGGGGGCGTTACGTCACGGAGATGAGCTGGCAGGGGAAGCGCCTGCCCGTAGCGACGATGCTGGTCAACTACGGCCTGGTGGAAACAATGGGCATGCACTTAGTAGCCGGCCGCAGCTTTGCGCCGCAGTTCCGCGCCGACAGCGCCGCCGTCCTCGTCAACCAAACCCTGGTGGCCGGCCTGGGGATGCCGGACCCCGTGGGCCAACGACTCGACGGCGCCCGCATCGTGGGGGTGGTCCGCGACTTCCACTACGAGTCCCTGCACGAAAAAATCAAACCCCTGCTCCTCAAACTCGACCCCCAGATTAACACGGTGCTGGTGAAGCTCCAGTCCAATGCGGAGCAGGGCACGATTGCGCGGCTTCAGCACCTGTACGCCGCCTACAACCCCGGCTTTACGCTCGACTACACGTTTTTAGATGCCGACTACCAGGCCCAGTACATGGCCGAGCGGCGAGTCGCGGTGCTCGCCCGCTACTTTGCCGGGCTGGCCATCCTCATTTCCGCCCTAGGATTACTGGGCCTAGCGGCCTTCACCGCCGAGCGTCGGCGCAAGGAAATTGGCATTCGAAAGGCCTTGGGGGCTAGCGAGCTGGGCATTGTCTGGCTATTGACCAGCAGCCTGACCAGGCTGGTTGTCGTTGCCATCGTATTGGCGCTGCCTCTGAGCTATCTGCTATTGCAGCGGTGGTTGGAGGGCTTTGCCTACCGCGTGGCGTGGCAGTGGTGGTACTTCGCGGCGGCCGGAACGGGGGCCCTGCTCATTGCCTGGCTCACGGTGAGTGTGCAGGCCTGGCGGGCCGCCCGCCGCAACCCCGTGTTTAGCTTGCGGGCAGAGTAA